The following are encoded together in the Bradymonas sediminis genome:
- a CDS encoding GNAT family N-acetyltransferase — MSDDFSIRKLKVEDLDALYRIREIAFLDNISRTSPEAQAQHEAMLPYRYGRFRGDELLSSACWYPFGAYIGGEPQTIGALASVVSAVTARNQGNVRALLYHGLEMLQADGVGWSLEYPFDTRYYHKYGWETVSNGLFFEVPIARFARFNRPDEVERFDALDAAEMARLKRIHKSWASRYNFTLTRDERVRQDWQYTLKGTPWEPAAGSPFIFATESAYLVVIFEDSGPSTKLSVTDYAFESPQGREDIFGFINNFAGQVDSVRLQLPADDPLIMEWSNFAVAHPHPLHARIVDAAAALSGWESRAPVDLRVGISDNFCPWNDAVFQVETRGGKTHATRVDAPAQVELDVRALAQLLSGSLTVSAAQRFGLIRGEPGAIETIAAINPNPAFLGIADYF; from the coding sequence ATGAGCGATGACTTCAGCATTCGAAAATTGAAGGTCGAGGACCTGGACGCGCTATATCGCATCCGCGAGATCGCATTTTTGGACAATATCAGCCGCACCAGCCCCGAGGCCCAGGCCCAACACGAGGCGATGCTCCCGTATCGCTACGGGCGCTTTCGCGGCGATGAGCTGCTGAGTTCGGCCTGCTGGTACCCGTTTGGCGCCTATATCGGCGGCGAGCCGCAGACCATCGGGGCGCTCGCCAGCGTGGTGTCCGCCGTGACCGCCCGCAACCAGGGCAACGTGCGCGCGCTGCTCTATCACGGCCTCGAGATGCTCCAGGCCGACGGCGTCGGCTGGTCCCTCGAATACCCCTTCGACACCCGCTACTACCACAAATACGGCTGGGAGACCGTGTCGAACGGGCTCTTCTTCGAGGTGCCCATCGCGCGCTTTGCCCGCTTCAACCGCCCCGACGAAGTCGAGCGCTTCGATGCCCTGGACGCCGCCGAGATGGCAAGGCTTAAGCGCATCCATAAAAGCTGGGCGTCGCGCTATAATTTCACGCTCACCCGCGATGAGCGCGTGCGCCAGGACTGGCAATACACCCTCAAGGGGACGCCCTGGGAGCCGGCCGCTGGCTCGCCATTTATCTTCGCCACCGAATCCGCTTATCTTGTTGTTATCTTTGAGGATTCTGGCCCATCCACCAAATTATCGGTGACCGATTACGCCTTCGAGAGCCCCCAGGGGCGCGAGGATATCTTCGGATTTATCAACAATTTCGCCGGCCAGGTCGACTCAGTACGCCTGCAACTGCCCGCCGACGACCCGCTGATCATGGAGTGGTCGAATTTTGCCGTCGCCCATCCACATCCGCTGCACGCGCGCATCGTCGACGCCGCCGCGGCGCTAAGCGGCTGGGAGAGCAGGGCGCCGGTCGACCTTCGGGTCGGCATCTCGGATAATTTTTGCCCCTGGAACGACGCCGTATTTCAGGTCGAAACCCGGGGCGGCAAAACCCACGCGACCCGCGTCGACGCCCCCGCCCAGGTCGAGCTCGACGTCCGCGCGCTCGCCCAACTCCTGAGCGGCTCGCTCACTGTATCGGCCGCCCAGCGCTTCGGCTTGATCCGCGGAGAGCCCGGCGCGATCGAAACGATCGCCGCGATCAACCCAAACCCGGCGTTTTTGGGGATTGCCGATTATTTCTGA
- a CDS encoding LysM peptidoglycan-binding domain-containing protein translates to MWNSDRNPSRLTRVAAAAAAALSLMAVGTSAEAQTYLSGQKAGGSDYHVVNDGDTLWDLSGTFYGDTYEWPRMWSYNAHITNPHWIYPGDIVYLRAATGEQPGATQSAGQALAAAPSGGLYMPVGGYILNEEAPYVGRIRASRKGAAMLSEFDTAWVGFGEESYSEEEKEKLSEEERRRIQAGESVQVGDRFSIVRQGETIKNDDGEAIGYKYLVLGVAQVTKVSEEHYDEIDIVQSWQEIYRGDMLIPYERQLKVVKQTTASTDGVAKVVDTMRPGSIFGEQNYVFINKGAADGVRSGNRFFAYQRFEGLHLDEVDDAVDEKIPWSRVGQMMVIDVRENYSTALIIDSSREIAVGDRLEMYNGH, encoded by the coding sequence ATGTGGAACTCAGATCGCAATCCATCTCGTTTGACCCGGGTCGCGGCCGCTGCGGCAGCCGCGCTGAGCCTTATGGCGGTCGGTACATCGGCCGAGGCGCAGACCTATTTGTCTGGCCAAAAAGCGGGCGGAAGCGACTATCATGTGGTCAATGATGGGGACACACTCTGGGACCTGTCCGGCACCTTTTATGGGGACACCTATGAGTGGCCGCGCATGTGGAGTTATAACGCACATATCACCAACCCGCATTGGATTTACCCGGGCGATATCGTCTATTTGCGCGCCGCGACCGGCGAGCAACCGGGGGCGACTCAGTCGGCCGGCCAGGCACTCGCCGCGGCTCCGTCCGGCGGGCTTTATATGCCGGTGGGGGGTTATATTTTGAACGAAGAGGCCCCCTATGTGGGCCGCATTCGCGCGTCCCGCAAGGGTGCGGCGATGCTCTCCGAGTTCGACACCGCCTGGGTTGGTTTTGGCGAGGAATCCTATAGCGAAGAAGAGAAAGAGAAGCTCAGCGAGGAGGAGCGCCGCCGGATTCAGGCGGGTGAGTCCGTCCAGGTTGGCGACCGTTTCTCCATCGTGCGTCAGGGCGAGACGATCAAGAATGATGACGGCGAGGCCATTGGGTATAAATACCTGGTGCTCGGCGTGGCTCAGGTCACCAAGGTCTCCGAGGAGCACTATGACGAGATCGACATCGTGCAGTCCTGGCAGGAGATCTACCGCGGCGATATGCTGATTCCGTATGAGCGCCAGCTCAAGGTCGTCAAGCAGACCACCGCGTCGACCGACGGGGTCGCCAAGGTCGTCGACACCATGCGTCCGGGGAGCATCTTCGGTGAGCAAAATTACGTATTTATCAATAAGGGCGCCGCGGACGGCGTGCGCAGCGGGAATCGTTTCTTCGCCTATCAGCGCTTTGAAGGGCTGCACCTGGACGAGGTTGATGACGCGGTCGACGAGAAGATTCCGTGGTCACGCGTTGGCCAGATGATGGTCATCGATGTGCGCGAGAATTATTCGACCGCGCTTATCATCGACTCGAGTCGCGAAATCGCGGTGGGCGACCGACTTGAGATGTATAACGGACACTAA
- a CDS encoding M23 family metallopeptidase produces MVAGCATLGASPVCLAGAKLDARGTCRAQQAPLHHIPFREGFKTRIMQGYHGYLSHKEDLAHSLDFRCELGTPVVASKAGRVWATRDDSNRGCADMSCVEDANYVVLDHGDGTYSEYYHLAQFGALVELGENVCAGEVIGLCGSTGFATGEHLHYALTNTTRQTLPTRFYEAAEKQDIGLAVPETEYVSANELQTQCAPTPYSQLSRAAFAHQGITLEKPLPLVIEDRPADKDDDGFHLQGVYHGDHPNVAVHRKAIDGDDWTDECVPVDANGRFSARIKWPKHRFEPGGYWFMLTGADEDCLAPGWAWSYRVNILEAAR; encoded by the coding sequence GTGGTTGCGGGCTGCGCGACCCTCGGGGCCTCCCCGGTTTGTCTGGCCGGCGCCAAGCTTGACGCGCGCGGAACGTGCCGCGCCCAGCAAGCGCCCCTGCACCATATCCCATTCAGAGAGGGTTTCAAAACCCGCATTATGCAGGGGTATCACGGCTATCTCAGCCATAAAGAAGACCTCGCGCATTCCCTGGATTTTCGCTGTGAGTTGGGCACCCCGGTGGTGGCGTCGAAGGCCGGTCGGGTGTGGGCGACGCGCGACGATTCTAATCGCGGCTGCGCCGATATGAGCTGTGTCGAGGACGCGAATTATGTCGTCCTGGACCACGGGGACGGCACCTATTCTGAATATTATCATCTGGCTCAATTCGGGGCGCTGGTGGAGCTTGGCGAGAATGTGTGCGCCGGCGAGGTGATCGGGCTGTGCGGGAGCACCGGGTTTGCGACCGGTGAACACCTGCATTACGCCCTGACCAATACTACGCGCCAGACCCTGCCGACCCGGTTTTATGAGGCCGCCGAGAAGCAGGATATCGGCCTGGCCGTTCCCGAAACCGAGTACGTCTCGGCCAACGAACTACAGACCCAATGCGCCCCGACGCCCTACTCTCAGCTTTCGCGCGCCGCGTTTGCTCACCAGGGCATTACGCTGGAGAAGCCGCTGCCGCTGGTGATTGAAGATCGCCCAGCGGATAAGGACGATGACGGCTTTCATCTGCAGGGCGTCTACCACGGTGACCACCCCAACGTGGCGGTGCACCGCAAGGCCATCGACGGCGATGATTGGACCGACGAGTGCGTCCCGGTCGACGCGAACGGGCGATTTTCGGCGCGCATCAAATGGCCCAAACACCGCTTTGAGCCCGGGGGCTACTGGTTCATGCTCACCGGCGCCGACGAGGATTGCCTGGCGCCCGGGTGGGCCTGGTCCTATCGGGTCAATATTCTGGAGGCGGCGCGCTGA
- the hemF gene encoding oxygen-dependent coproporphyrinogen oxidase encodes MAEENFDIRQKMTDLVFGVQQDIVDAISAVDGSAFADDQWERDGGGGGRTRVLQQGNVFEKAGVGVSVVEGELSPEAAAQMGGGAHIEDLSFWATGVSLVIHPHNPMAPTVHANYRYFERGKCAPGKTRQPGTWWFGGGADLTPAYLFEEDARHFHQVHKDACDAYDPTFYPRYKKWCDEYFYIPHRKEGRGVGGIFFDNLHGPGSIEELFGFVSGCANAFLPAYLPIVERRKDLAYTEAQKRWQQMRRGRYVEFNLVEDRGTKFGLRTGGRTESILMSLPLTARWEYDPKMEEGGDEAALVEVLKSPRNWLG; translated from the coding sequence ATGGCTGAAGAAAATTTCGATATTCGCCAGAAAATGACCGACCTCGTCTTCGGGGTCCAGCAGGATATCGTCGACGCGATCTCGGCGGTCGACGGCAGCGCGTTTGCCGACGACCAGTGGGAGCGCGACGGCGGCGGCGGTGGGCGAACCCGGGTGCTTCAGCAGGGCAATGTCTTCGAGAAAGCCGGCGTGGGCGTCTCGGTGGTCGAGGGCGAGTTAAGCCCCGAAGCAGCGGCGCAAATGGGGGGCGGCGCGCATATTGAGGACCTGTCGTTCTGGGCCACTGGCGTCAGCCTGGTCATTCACCCGCACAACCCGATGGCCCCCACGGTTCACGCAAATTATCGCTATTTCGAGCGCGGAAAATGCGCCCCGGGCAAAACTCGCCAGCCCGGCACCTGGTGGTTTGGCGGCGGCGCCGACCTCACGCCGGCCTATCTCTTCGAAGAAGACGCCCGGCATTTTCACCAGGTCCACAAAGACGCCTGCGACGCCTACGACCCGACGTTTTATCCGCGCTATAAAAAATGGTGCGACGAGTATTTTTATATTCCGCACCGAAAAGAAGGGCGCGGCGTGGGCGGCATTTTCTTCGATAACCTGCACGGACCCGGCAGCATCGAGGAGCTCTTCGGCTTCGTGTCGGGCTGCGCGAACGCCTTTTTGCCCGCCTATCTGCCGATCGTGGAGCGCCGAAAAGACCTGGCGTATACCGAGGCCCAAAAGCGCTGGCAGCAGATGCGCCGCGGCCGCTATGTCGAGTTCAACCTGGTCGAAGACCGCGGCACCAAATTCGGCCTGCGCACCGGCGGGCGCACCGAGAGCATCCTGATGAGCCTGCCGCTGACGGCGCGCTGGGAATACGACCCCAAGATGGAAGAGGGCGGCGACGAAGCCGCGCTGGTCGAAGTGCTTAAATCACCGCGCAATTGGCTGGGATAA
- a CDS encoding M16 family metallopeptidase, with product MRTMQSRATKALHFGRRRASQKAVVWAMTVLLAACATLVGASTASAQDTADLIQTRTLENGLDVIVISDPSLPIITIEIAVKNGAFTETPELNGLSHLYEHMFFKANAVIPNQKAYMDRLRELGIVFNGTTSTERVNYFFTLPAANLKPGMEFMYNAITTTKFDPDEFEREKQVVIGEVDRNESSPYYWFGQAVNAALWGDLHSRKDSLGDRESVTNATVQQMQTMKDRYYVPNNSVLLIAGDIGADKAFDMAESVFSGWERGEDPFAKWPVPAQAPLQGNSYLVVERDIKVPYLQFSWHGPSVTEDPVGTYAADVLSFILSQPTSGFQKRLVETGLTLGAGISYYTQAHTGPINLAAQVPAENIDEALRAMILEVNKLANPEYFSDAQLQNAKTILAVQDTYGREKISSFAHTVSFWWATAGLDYYLNYVENLNAVTREDIAAYVSRYIIDKPYVMGVLLSPEQKKELGLSDAALAEKVEKIQKEITEEMNADEGSNE from the coding sequence ATGAGAACGATGCAATCGCGCGCCACGAAGGCGCTTCATTTTGGGCGCCGGCGCGCCTCACAAAAGGCGGTGGTCTGGGCGATGACCGTCCTCCTGGCGGCCTGCGCCACCCTGGTCGGGGCCTCGACGGCGTCGGCCCAAGACACGGCGGACCTGATTCAGACCCGCACGTTGGAGAACGGACTGGATGTCATCGTCATCTCGGACCCTTCTCTGCCGATTATCACCATCGAGATCGCGGTCAAGAACGGCGCGTTTACCGAGACGCCCGAGCTCAACGGCCTAAGCCATCTCTACGAGCATATGTTCTTTAAGGCCAACGCGGTGATCCCCAACCAGAAGGCCTATATGGACCGGCTGCGCGAGCTGGGCATCGTGTTTAACGGCACGACGAGCACCGAGCGGGTGAATTATTTCTTCACGCTTCCGGCCGCCAATCTCAAGCCGGGCATGGAGTTTATGTACAACGCCATCACGACCACGAAGTTCGACCCCGATGAGTTCGAGCGCGAGAAGCAGGTGGTCATCGGCGAGGTCGATCGCAACGAGTCGAGCCCGTATTATTGGTTTGGCCAGGCCGTGAACGCCGCGCTCTGGGGCGATCTGCACAGCCGCAAGGACTCGCTGGGCGACCGTGAATCGGTCACCAACGCGACCGTCCAGCAGATGCAGACGATGAAGGACCGCTATTATGTGCCGAATAACTCGGTCCTGCTTATCGCCGGCGATATCGGCGCCGACAAGGCGTTTGACATGGCCGAGTCGGTCTTTAGCGGCTGGGAGCGCGGCGAGGACCCGTTCGCCAAATGGCCGGTCCCCGCGCAGGCGCCGCTTCAGGGCAATAGCTACCTGGTGGTCGAGCGCGATATCAAAGTGCCCTACCTGCAATTTAGCTGGCACGGACCCAGCGTGACCGAGGACCCGGTGGGCACCTACGCCGCCGACGTCCTCAGCTTTATCCTGAGCCAGCCGACCAGCGGCTTCCAGAAGCGACTGGTCGAGACCGGCCTGACCCTGGGCGCCGGCATCAGCTATTATACCCAGGCGCATACCGGCCCGATTAACCTGGCCGCGCAGGTCCCGGCCGAGAATATCGATGAGGCGCTTCGCGCGATGATCCTTGAGGTCAATAAATTGGCCAACCCCGAGTATTTTAGCGACGCGCAGCTTCAGAACGCCAAGACGATTCTGGCCGTCCAGGACACCTACGGGCGCGAGAAGATCAGCAGCTTCGCCCACACGGTGAGTTTCTGGTGGGCGACCGCCGGGCTGGATTATTACCTCAACTATGTCGAGAACCTGAACGCCGTAACCCGCGAGGATATCGCGGCTTATGTGAGCAGATATATCATCGACAAACCCTATGTGATGGGCGTGCTGCTCTCGCCCGAGCAAAAGAAGGAGCTCGGGCTTAGCGACGCAGCGCTGGCCGAAAAGGTTGAGAAAATCCAAAAAGAAATCACCGAAGAGATGAACGCCGACGAGGGATCCAATGAATAA
- the ybgF gene encoding tol-pal system protein YbgF: MKLRPQINPTAAVASGESRFQSNARGSGARSSLVAWMVPALLGLSVGVGCAHQPTNQAKDAVSVQQQEMLQRFEEMERTNGRLSVRIEELEDQLFLLQDMTESNRIALRRHGYMQRGTYLTQNNPRPNEYDRARAPGPTPESYSGSSNPYNTQVDDGYEAREAQRANRNIRRIELPSNNPAPAQHQPQQPVAVAPAASKDEGVEVVITDEQFRDFVGDDGRRAAPASGSASNAAPRKGRAQAPVTDEKLGVSDKSSSSAPAKTAKSSASSAKKSGKNSLAIYKAALADYRGGNYAQALAGFEEFLASDPNPNYIDNGLYWIGECHYGLGDYQQATASFQRVLSEQPDGNKVPDAILKMSLAYERMNNLAQTRELLEKLTDRYPTTNAGRLGAQKLAELPERPLQN; the protein is encoded by the coding sequence TTGAAATTACGACCCCAAATCAATCCGACCGCAGCAGTGGCATCCGGGGAGTCTCGGTTTCAAAGCAATGCCCGAGGCAGCGGCGCCCGCTCAAGCCTGGTCGCCTGGATGGTGCCGGCGCTCCTTGGTCTATCCGTCGGTGTGGGGTGTGCGCATCAACCCACGAATCAGGCCAAAGACGCTGTCAGCGTCCAGCAGCAAGAGATGCTGCAGCGCTTTGAGGAGATGGAGCGCACCAACGGGCGGCTGAGCGTGCGCATCGAAGAATTAGAAGACCAGCTTTTCTTGCTGCAAGACATGACCGAGTCGAACCGCATTGCTTTGCGCCGCCACGGTTATATGCAGCGCGGCACGTATCTGACCCAGAATAACCCGCGTCCCAATGAGTACGACCGGGCGAGGGCGCCCGGGCCGACGCCGGAGTCTTACTCGGGCTCGTCGAACCCCTACAATACGCAGGTCGATGACGGCTATGAGGCGCGCGAAGCTCAGCGCGCCAACCGAAATATTCGGCGTATTGAACTGCCCTCGAATAACCCGGCGCCAGCCCAACACCAGCCGCAGCAACCCGTGGCGGTTGCGCCCGCAGCGAGCAAGGACGAAGGCGTCGAGGTTGTAATCACCGATGAGCAATTCCGTGATTTTGTCGGCGACGATGGCCGGCGTGCGGCGCCTGCATCAGGCAGCGCGTCAAACGCCGCGCCGCGCAAGGGCCGCGCTCAAGCGCCGGTGACCGACGAGAAGTTGGGCGTGAGCGACAAATCCTCGTCCAGCGCGCCGGCGAAGACCGCCAAGTCTTCGGCCAGCTCGGCGAAGAAGTCTGGCAAGAACTCGCTGGCTATCTATAAGGCGGCGCTGGCCGACTATCGCGGCGGAAACTACGCCCAGGCGCTGGCTGGCTTCGAGGAATTCCTCGCCTCCGATCCGAACCCCAATTATATCGATAATGGGTTGTATTGGATTGGCGAGTGCCACTATGGGCTCGGCGATTATCAGCAGGCCACGGCTTCCTTTCAGCGGGTATTGAGCGAGCAGCCCGATGGCAATAAAGTGCCCGACGCTATCTTGAAGATGTCGTTGGCTTATGAGCGTATGAATAACCTCGCGCAAACCCGCGAATTGCTTGAAAAATTGACCGACCGCTATCCGACGACCAATGCCGGGCGTCTCGGCGCGCAGAAACTTGCGGAGTTGCCTGAACGGCCGCTTCAAAACTAA
- a CDS encoding J domain-containing protein, with the protein MAGNIDEARRKIDAMYARIQNEDYYKLLGLNPDTADKASVVQQFRVKAREWHADRWGGVDLDADSRRKIQEIFAALNAAHQTLSDPEKRSDYDFNQQAGDQNIVNIIDAEGAFRRGKTMLQTGSYNGAHEQFRRAVELHPEEEEYLAHFLYTEYLQIPKTDAGVPQQTQRANEIHDTLNSISTKHPENDSILTFLGVVCLGLGQQTKANNLFTAALQHNPRNVEAQRQQRLISMRKERGNNKGFFAKLMEKFRAK; encoded by the coding sequence ATGGCTGGAAATATCGACGAAGCTCGCCGGAAGATTGACGCGATGTATGCCCGCATCCAGAACGAGGATTATTATAAGTTGCTCGGACTAAACCCGGACACAGCGGACAAGGCATCGGTGGTGCAGCAATTTCGGGTCAAGGCCCGCGAATGGCACGCCGACCGCTGGGGCGGCGTCGACCTGGACGCCGACTCCAGGCGCAAGATTCAAGAGATCTTCGCCGCGCTCAACGCCGCACACCAGACGCTCTCAGACCCCGAGAAACGCTCCGATTACGACTTCAACCAGCAGGCGGGCGACCAGAATATCGTCAATATCATCGACGCCGAGGGCGCGTTTCGCCGCGGTAAGACGATGCTGCAAACCGGCAGCTATAACGGCGCCCACGAGCAATTTCGCCGCGCGGTCGAGCTGCATCCCGAAGAAGAAGAATATTTGGCGCATTTTCTCTATACCGAATATCTGCAGATCCCAAAGACGGACGCCGGCGTCCCGCAGCAGACTCAACGCGCGAATGAGATTCATGACACCCTGAACTCGATTTCGACCAAACACCCCGAGAACGATTCCATCCTGACGTTTTTGGGGGTGGTTTGCCTGGGCCTCGGCCAGCAGACCAAGGCCAACAATCTGTTCACCGCGGCGCTCCAACATAACCCGCGCAACGTCGAGGCCCAGCGCCAACAGCGTTTGATCTCGATGCGCAAGGAGCGCGGTAATAACAAAGGCTTCTTCGCAAAGCTGATGGAAAAGTTTCGCGCGAAATAG
- a CDS encoding M16 family metallopeptidase: MNKMNRFNAMMPAVGILGISAALLAGSACSSAPAKPDSEASAGQLEGVEKLGQVDNTTAYKVGELTLIHKATPANAVVAARVYFSGGAAHLTETTAGIERLALNTAVSGGSESHPKDEFNAAVDSMGSSISTFSDRDYSGYAMQSTVEHFAPTWELMLESILEPQLPEAELNLQRQRHLADIKSLKENPDRLVGYIASELLFSDHPYATFQLGTVENVERFTRDELVNYQKSLLDPAEMTVVVVGNVPTAELIEKIRPLSEVKPSVELLEQELHPFKQSTGEVEVSEKTIPTNYIFGLYPAPAPGDADYEAMLVATKYLSDRLFEEVRTKRNLTYAVSAGLSSRRVNYGVLYVTAVDPSMTMPVIFGEIQKLKDGEFSPKDLDESRNVFITRHYMSLETNGSQATLLAESHIVAGDWTRFATSIDRLNAVTPEDVQRVAEKYMKDYRFGIVGSEEAIDKALFLNASAPQAPEVEGAAPEDGP; the protein is encoded by the coding sequence ATGAATAAAATGAATCGATTCAACGCCATGATGCCCGCGGTGGGCATCCTCGGAATCTCGGCGGCTCTATTGGCGGGTTCGGCGTGCAGCAGCGCGCCGGCCAAGCCTGACTCCGAGGCGAGCGCCGGGCAGCTTGAAGGTGTCGAGAAGCTCGGCCAGGTCGACAATACGACCGCCTATAAGGTGGGCGAGCTGACGCTGATTCATAAGGCGACCCCGGCCAACGCGGTGGTCGCGGCGCGCGTCTATTTTAGCGGCGGCGCGGCCCACCTCACCGAGACCACCGCCGGCATCGAGCGCCTCGCGCTGAACACCGCGGTGAGCGGCGGCAGCGAGTCGCACCCCAAAGACGAGTTCAACGCGGCGGTCGACTCGATGGGCAGCAGCATCAGCACCTTTAGCGACCGGGACTATTCGGGCTACGCGATGCAGTCGACCGTCGAGCATTTCGCTCCGACCTGGGAGCTGATGCTTGAGTCGATCCTGGAGCCGCAACTCCCCGAGGCCGAGCTTAATCTGCAGCGTCAGCGCCACCTGGCCGACATCAAATCGCTCAAGGAAAACCCGGACCGCCTGGTGGGCTATATCGCCTCGGAGCTGCTGTTCAGCGACCATCCCTACGCGACCTTCCAGCTCGGGACCGTCGAGAATGTCGAGCGTTTTACCCGCGACGAGTTGGTAAATTATCAGAAATCCCTGCTGGACCCGGCCGAGATGACCGTGGTGGTCGTGGGCAACGTGCCGACCGCTGAGCTAATCGAGAAGATTCGGCCGCTCTCCGAAGTTAAACCGTCGGTTGAGCTTCTTGAGCAGGAATTGCACCCCTTTAAGCAGAGCACCGGCGAGGTTGAGGTCTCCGAGAAGACCATCCCGACCAATTATATCTTCGGCCTCTACCCTGCCCCGGCCCCCGGCGACGCGGACTATGAGGCGATGCTGGTCGCCACCAAATACCTGAGCGACCGCCTCTTTGAGGAAGTGCGCACCAAGCGAAACCTGACGTACGCGGTTTCGGCGGGGCTGTCGTCCAGGCGGGTCAACTACGGCGTGCTCTATGTCACCGCGGTCGACCCGAGCATGACCATGCCGGTCATCTTCGGCGAGATTCAAAAACTCAAAGACGGCGAGTTTAGCCCCAAGGATCTCGACGAGTCGCGCAATGTGTTCATCACGCGCCACTATATGAGCCTTGAGACCAACGGTAGCCAGGCCACGTTGCTGGCTGAGTCGCATATCGTCGCCGGCGATTGGACCCGCTTTGCCACCTCGATCGACCGCCTCAACGCGGTGACCCCCGAGGACGTGCAGCGCGTGGCGGAGAAGTATATGAAGGACTATCGCTTCGGCATCGTCGGCAGCGAAGAGGCCATTGATAAGGCGCTGTTTTTGAACGCGTCGGCCCCGCAGGCGCCTGAAGTCGAAGGTGCGGCGCCCGAGGATGGTCCCTGA